Proteins encoded in a region of the Stieleria neptunia genome:
- a CDS encoding four helix bundle protein, translating into MTTAVLALKIVLVLRAPPGTRTPTRLGAPTTEPIFDHDRLDVYRFSIEYVASSFAAARDLSGCHRHARDQWLRAAQSIPLNIAEGNGKRSLKDRSRFLDIARGSALECVAIQDVLAATDGLDVERHHELKRSLHRIVSMLTRLIARSDAVAESPVEYNTGTEYEYRDAEYEYEYEQGRKPEPSRAPEDGLRGFTSGKSLVRPR; encoded by the coding sequence GTGACCACCGCCGTTCTGGCATTGAAAATCGTACTCGTACTCAGGGCGCCGCCCGGTACTCGTACTCCTACTCGACTCGGGGCACCAACGACCGAACCCATCTTCGACCACGATCGACTAGACGTTTACCGTTTCTCTATCGAATACGTTGCTTCGTCATTCGCCGCCGCGAGAGATTTGAGCGGCTGTCATCGCCACGCTCGTGATCAATGGCTTCGCGCCGCTCAATCCATACCGCTGAACATCGCCGAGGGCAACGGGAAGCGAAGCCTCAAAGATCGTAGTCGATTTCTTGACATCGCTCGTGGCTCGGCGCTGGAATGTGTCGCAATTCAAGACGTGCTTGCCGCAACCGATGGACTGGATGTTGAACGCCACCACGAACTGAAACGTTCGCTTCATCGGATCGTTTCGATGCTGACTCGGTTGATCGCGAGATCCGATGCCGTGGCCGAATCGCCGGTGGAGTACAATACAGGGACCGAGTACGAGTACCGCGATGCTGAGTACGAGTACGAGTACGAGCAAGGCAGGAAGCCAGAACCAAGCCGTGCACCTGAGGACGGCTTGCGCGGTTTCACAAGTGGAAAATCACTCGTCCGTCCCAGGTGA
- a CDS encoding IS91 family transposase, whose product MVAGQATSDVHAAAGERRTGRFRQEKLTVHQLLRRGAERYVNEHRDGAATMTVQSVLAKTTLCRTSALGGRWYQCDDCDRLTKRHNSCGDRHCPQCSGGKRQTFSDRASKLILDGVDYYQVVFTLPDVISTMALANREEIAELLFHSAWKALKKTVETEQQYELAALMVLHTWNQKLDAHWHVHALVPGAGPSLVDGSWTESKAPAAAGYDDDRKYLVDAINLRRSFRKIAVAHLQRLRKNGKLQLDGSVEYLRCDEAWDTMIDQIESKEWVSYIEPPPTESSSGEHVVRYLTRYLTGGPISDHRIIAADDQEVTFWAREGYTTGGESIQVPLTLSTAEFICRWCLHIQPNQLTKTRQFGGWSSTKAVAYQQRCLASLSAVDGAEARMAVMAAVEEAEAELETEPELCCEHCGSESVRLTHEYPKRSWSVILGRDSECSPGWYRESQKLDDIRFWDDAMGEGFSEWYEWYLKSGIESARESPGLDAMTETTAETGMQQLMLF is encoded by the coding sequence CTGGTTGCCGGTCAAGCAACTTCCGACGTACACGCCGCCGCAGGAGAACGGCGAACAGGACGATTCAGACAAGAAAAGCTAACCGTCCACCAACTCCTTCGTCGCGGTGCCGAACGTTACGTCAACGAGCACCGCGACGGTGCAGCGACGATGACGGTCCAAAGTGTCTTGGCCAAAACGACTCTGTGTCGTACGTCTGCACTTGGTGGTCGTTGGTACCAGTGTGATGATTGTGATCGGCTTACGAAACGACACAACTCGTGTGGTGATCGTCACTGCCCGCAATGCAGCGGAGGAAAACGACAGACGTTTTCGGATCGTGCTTCGAAGCTGATCCTTGACGGTGTGGACTACTACCAAGTCGTCTTCACGTTGCCGGACGTGATCTCGACGATGGCGTTGGCGAACCGCGAAGAGATCGCCGAGTTGCTGTTTCACTCGGCTTGGAAAGCTCTCAAGAAGACAGTCGAAACCGAACAGCAATACGAACTGGCCGCCTTGATGGTCCTTCACACCTGGAACCAGAAGCTGGATGCTCACTGGCACGTCCACGCGTTGGTCCCCGGTGCAGGACCGAGCTTGGTCGATGGGAGCTGGACGGAATCAAAGGCTCCGGCGGCCGCAGGATACGACGACGATCGCAAGTACCTTGTCGATGCGATCAATCTCCGGCGGTCGTTTCGCAAAATCGCGGTGGCTCACCTGCAGCGTCTGCGCAAGAACGGCAAACTTCAACTTGACGGCTCAGTTGAGTACCTGCGCTGTGATGAAGCCTGGGACACGATGATCGATCAGATTGAATCGAAGGAATGGGTCAGCTACATCGAGCCCCCGCCGACCGAAAGCAGTAGTGGAGAGCATGTGGTTCGTTACTTGACGCGTTATCTGACCGGTGGGCCGATCAGCGACCATCGAATCATCGCGGCCGATGACCAGGAGGTAACGTTCTGGGCACGTGAAGGATACACGACGGGTGGTGAGTCGATTCAAGTTCCGTTGACTCTTTCGACAGCGGAGTTCATTTGCCGCTGGTGCTTGCACATCCAGCCCAATCAGCTAACCAAAACGCGTCAATTCGGAGGTTGGTCGAGCACGAAAGCGGTGGCGTATCAGCAACGCTGCCTTGCCTCCCTGAGTGCAGTCGACGGTGCGGAGGCTCGCATGGCCGTGATGGCTGCGGTGGAAGAAGCGGAGGCCGAGTTGGAGACCGAGCCGGAGCTATGCTGTGAGCACTGTGGCAGCGAGTCGGTTCGTCTGACGCACGAGTATCCGAAGCGATCCTGGAGCGTGATCTTGGGACGCGATTCGGAGTGTAGCCCAGGTTGGTACCGAGAGAGCCAAAAACTTGATGATATTCGGTTCTGGGACGATGCGATGGGGGAAGGTTTTTCGGAGTGGTACGAGTGGTATCTGAAAAGTGGCATTGAAAGTGCAAGAGAGTCCCCGGGCTTGGACGCCATGACCGAGACGACCGCAGAAACTGGCATGCAGCAACTCATGCTGTTCTAA